In one window of Gossypium hirsutum isolate 1008001.06 chromosome A01, Gossypium_hirsutum_v2.1, whole genome shotgun sequence DNA:
- the LOC107917836 gene encoding zinc transporter 11 isoform X2, whose amino-acid sequence MKLSRFLFYFFLCLSLFISVTCHGGSHAGADDDDDKAGERNEPYDLRSKSLILVKVWCLILVFVGTFVGGVSPYFLKWNQGFLVLGTQFAGGVFLGTAMMHFLSDANETFEDLTSKEYPFAFMLACAGYLLTMLADCVISYVYGKGKNSCNNGDLELQGAEQSKTNPHGQGDPPSSSLTSASSFGDSVLLIIALCFHSVFEGIAVGVAETEADAWKALWTISLHKIFAAIAMGIALLRMIPDRPLLSCIAYAFAFAISSPVGVAIGIVIDATTQGAVADWIFAISMGLACGVFIYVSINHLLAKGYAPQKMVSVDRPHHKFLSVLLGVGVIAVVMIWDT is encoded by the exons ATGAAGCTCTCACGTTTTCTCTTTTACTTCTTTCTCTGCCTCTCTCTTTTCATCTCTGTCACCTGCCACGGGGGCAGTCATGCTGGcgctgatgatgatgatgacaagGCAGGTGAAAGGAATGAACCTTATGACCTACGATCCAAATCCTTGATTTTGGTCAAGGTATGGTGCTTGATTCTAGTGTTTGTAGGGACGTTCGTAGGTGGTGTGTCACCCTATTTTCTAAAGTGGAACCAGGGTTTTTTGGTGCTGGGAACACAGTTCGCCGGTGGGGTTTTTCTTGGGACAGCCATGATGCATTTCTTGAGTGATGCGAATGAAACTTTTGAAGACTTGACGAGTAAAGAATACCCTTTCGCCTTTATGTTGGCATGTGCTGGATATTTGTTGACTATGCTAGCTGATTGTGTGATCTCTTATGTGTACGGGAAAGGGAAGAATTCATGTAACAATGGTGATTTGGAGCTTCAAG GGGCTGAGCAGAGCAAAACGAATCCTCATGGTCAAGGCGATCCGCCA TCTTCATCTCTCACATCTGCAAGTTCTTTCGGGGATAGTGTTCTGTTGATCATTGCATTGTGCTTCCATTCAGTCTTTGAGGGCATAGCAGTTGGAGTTGCAGAAACTGAAGCTGATGCTTGGAAAGCCTTGTGGACAATCTCCTTGCACAAGATATTTGCGGCGATCGCAATGGGGATAGCACTGCTCCGAATGATCCCGGATCGTCCATTGTTGTCGTGCATCGCCTATGCATTTGCATTTGCCATTTCAAGTCCTGTTGGGGTAGCCATTGGGATCGTAATAGATGCCACAACTCAGGGTGCTGTAGCAGACTGGATCTTTGCCATATCAATGGGGTTAGCCTGTGGAGTGTTCATCTACGTATCGATAAACCATCTGCTGGCTAAAGGCTACGCACCCCAGAAGATGGTTTCAGTTGACAGACCCCATCACAAGTTTTTGTCTGTCTTGTTAGGTGTTGGGGTGATCGCTGTAGTAATGATCTGGGACACTTGA
- the LOC107917836 gene encoding zinc transporter 11 isoform X1, protein MKLSRFLFYFFLCLSLFISVTCHGGSHAGADDDDDKAGERNEPYDLRSKSLILVKVWCLILVFVGTFVGGVSPYFLKWNQGFLVLGTQFAGGVFLGTAMMHFLSDANETFEDLTSKEYPFAFMLACAGYLLTMLADCVISYVYGKGKNSCNNGDLELQGAEQSKTNPHGQGDPPVGNGTDTKCAQSSSLTSASSFGDSVLLIIALCFHSVFEGIAVGVAETEADAWKALWTISLHKIFAAIAMGIALLRMIPDRPLLSCIAYAFAFAISSPVGVAIGIVIDATTQGAVADWIFAISMGLACGVFIYVSINHLLAKGYAPQKMVSVDRPHHKFLSVLLGVGVIAVVMIWDT, encoded by the exons ATGAAGCTCTCACGTTTTCTCTTTTACTTCTTTCTCTGCCTCTCTCTTTTCATCTCTGTCACCTGCCACGGGGGCAGTCATGCTGGcgctgatgatgatgatgacaagGCAGGTGAAAGGAATGAACCTTATGACCTACGATCCAAATCCTTGATTTTGGTCAAGGTATGGTGCTTGATTCTAGTGTTTGTAGGGACGTTCGTAGGTGGTGTGTCACCCTATTTTCTAAAGTGGAACCAGGGTTTTTTGGTGCTGGGAACACAGTTCGCCGGTGGGGTTTTTCTTGGGACAGCCATGATGCATTTCTTGAGTGATGCGAATGAAACTTTTGAAGACTTGACGAGTAAAGAATACCCTTTCGCCTTTATGTTGGCATGTGCTGGATATTTGTTGACTATGCTAGCTGATTGTGTGATCTCTTATGTGTACGGGAAAGGGAAGAATTCATGTAACAATGGTGATTTGGAGCTTCAAG GGGCTGAGCAGAGCAAAACGAATCCTCATGGTCAAGGCGATCCGCCA GTTGGTAATGGCACTGATACAAAATGTGCGCAGTCTTCATCTCTCACATCTGCAAGTTCTTTCGGGGATAGTGTTCTGTTGATCATTGCATTGTGCTTCCATTCAGTCTTTGAGGGCATAGCAGTTGGAGTTGCAGAAACTGAAGCTGATGCTTGGAAAGCCTTGTGGACAATCTCCTTGCACAAGATATTTGCGGCGATCGCAATGGGGATAGCACTGCTCCGAATGATCCCGGATCGTCCATTGTTGTCGTGCATCGCCTATGCATTTGCATTTGCCATTTCAAGTCCTGTTGGGGTAGCCATTGGGATCGTAATAGATGCCACAACTCAGGGTGCTGTAGCAGACTGGATCTTTGCCATATCAATGGGGTTAGCCTGTGGAGTGTTCATCTACGTATCGATAAACCATCTGCTGGCTAAAGGCTACGCACCCCAGAAGATGGTTTCAGTTGACAGACCCCATCACAAGTTTTTGTCTGTCTTGTTAGGTGTTGGGGTGATCGCTGTAGTAATGATCTGGGACACTTGA
- the LOC107916827 gene encoding mitochondrial import inner membrane translocase subunit TIM50: MSSIVLRSRIVSNDCSSKIIYRRVLSSGVVSFSSSSSSNPSKETIIPSQSILSDNPAPPTPPPPAPEASTQVSGRKSWTFLKYGLLATVTGAIGYAGYLSYMCSYEEVEQKAKSLRAAASYTPSEDAAAVEKYRGMLYSAAMTVPAKALESYLDLRKMVEEHVMEFTEPTSDKLLPDLHPQEQHVFTLVLDLNETLLYTDWKRERGWRTFKRPGVDAFFEHMAKFYEIVVYSDQMNMYVDPVCERLDPNHYIRYRLSRGATKYQDGKHYRDLSKLNRDPAKILYVSAHAFESSLQPENCVPIKPYKLEADDTALLDLIPFLEYVARNSPADIRQVLQSYERKDVAKEFLERSKEYQRRMQGQRQQGRFWWR; encoded by the exons ATGTCTTCAATTGTTCTTAGATCCCGAATAGTTTCAAATGATTGCAGTTCTAAGATCATTTACCGAAGGGTTTTAAGTTCAGGAGTGGTttctttctcctcctcctcctcttcaaaTCCTTCTAAAGAAACGATCATTCCTTCACAATCCATTCTCTCCGACAACCCGGCACCTCCTACTCCTCCTCCACCAGCGCCAGAAGCTTCCACGCAGGTTTCGGGAAGGAAATCCTGGACCTTTCTCAAGTACGGACTTCTCGCAACTGTAACTGGTGCTATTGGCTATGCTGGTTATCTCTCTTACA TGTGTTCATATGAGGAAGTAGAgcagaaggcaaagtcattgcggGCTGCAGCGAGTTATACTCCTAGTGAAGATGCAGCTGCTGTTGAA AAATATAGAGGCATGCTCTACTCTGCTGCAATGACAG TTCCAGCTAAAGCACTTGAATCTTACCTGGATCTCAGGAAGATGGTGGAAGAACATGTGATG GAATTTACTGAACCAACCTCAGATAAGCTTCTTCCTGATTTGCATCCCCAAGAACAACATGTTTTCACACTTGTCCTAGATCTGAATGAGACATTACTTTATACAGATTGGAAG CGAGAGAGAGGCTGGCGTACCTTCAAAAGACCTGGAGTTGATGCTTTTTTTGAACATATGGCAAAGTTTTACGAAATTGTTGTCTATTCTGACCAGATGAATATG TATGTGGATCCTGTTTGCGAGAGGCTGGACCCTAACCATTATATACGATATAGGCTATCAAGGGGTGCTACTAAATATCAGGATGGCAAGCACTATAGA GATCTTTCAAAGCTTAACAGGGATCCAGCCAAGATATTGTATGTGAGTGCTCATGCGTTTGAATCCAGCCTTCAACCAGAAAACTGTGTCCCTATTAAGCCGTACAAACTTGAGGCAGATGATACAGCACTTTTGGATCTTATTCCGTTTCTTGAAT ATGTGGCGCGCAATAGTCCAGCTGATATCAGACAAGTCTTGCAATCTTATGAAAGAAAAGATGTTGCGAAAGAGTTTCTTGAGCGTTCTAAAGAGTATCAGAG GCGAATGCAAGGACAAAGGCAGCAAGGTCGTTTCTGGTGGAGATGA